A single region of the Manihot esculenta cultivar AM560-2 chromosome 12, M.esculenta_v8, whole genome shotgun sequence genome encodes:
- the LOC110627317 gene encoding gibberellin 20 oxidase 2: MSIDICTSNMAIPKIEKHEHVVFDASIIQHQTNVPSEFIWPEHEKPCLESPELVIPPIDLGSFLSGDPSAVSKAFQLINEACRKHGFFLIVNHGVDSILTAKAHEYMDKFFGLSLAEKQRAQRKLGEHSGYTSSFTGRFSSKLPWKETLSLRCSDDDQLSNIVQEYFFNVMGEEFEDCGKVYQEYCEAMNTLALKIMELLGFSLGAGREYFKEFFKGNDSIMRLNNYPPCQQPHLTLGTGPHCDPTSLTILHQDEVGGLQVLVDEKWHFIRPDPQAFVVNIGDTFMALSNGIFRSCLHRAVVNNKTVRKSIAFFLSPNMDKVVKPPNNLIDSNNPRLYPDFTWSELLEFTQTHYRADMNTLDVFSSWVLQKNT, translated from the exons ATGTCCATTGATATCTGCACGTCAAACATGGCAATTCCAAAAATTGAAAAACATGAACATGTTGTTTTTGATGCCTCCATTATTCAACATCAAACCAACGTACCCTCTGAGTTCATTTGGCCTGAACATGAGAAGCCCTGCCTCGAGTCCCCGGAACTTGTAATTCCTCCCATTGACTTGGGAAGCTTTCTGTCTGGAGACCCTTCTGCTGTCTCAAAAGCTTTTCAGCTCATTAATGAGGCATGCAGGAAGCATGGCTTCTTTCTAATCGTTAATCATGGTGTTGATTCGATACTTACAGCTAAAGCTCATGAGTATATGGACAAGTTCTTTGGCTTGTCACTAGCGGAGAAGCAAAGAGCTCAGAGAAAGTTAGGAGAACACTCTGGATATACTAGTAGCTTCACTGGCAGGTTCTCCTCCAAACTTCCGTGGAAAGAAACTCTCTCTTTGCGATGCTCTGATGATGATCAGTTGTCCAACATTGTCCAAGAATATTTCTTCAACGTCATGGGGGAAGAATTCGAAGATTGTGG AAAGGTGTATCAAGAATACTGTGAAGCCATGAACACTCTAGCCCTCAAGATTATGGAGCTTTTGGGATTCAGTCTAGGTGCTGGCCGGGAATACTTTAAAGAATTCTTTAAGGGAAATGATTCCATAATGAGATTAAATAACTATCCTCCCTGCCAGCAACCTCATTTAACTCTCGGAACTGGGCCTCACTGTGACCCTACCTCCTTAACAATCCTTCATCAGGATGAAGTTGGTGGCCTCCAAGTGTTAGTCGATGAGAAATGGCATTTCATTCGCCCCGATCCTCAAGCTTTTGTTGTCAATATCGGCGACACATTCATG GCCCTATCAAATGGCATTTTCAGGAGTTGCTTGCACAGAGCGGTGGTAAACAATAAAACAGTTAGGAAATCCATTGCTTTCTTTCTGAGTCCAAACATGGACAAGGTGGTGAAGCCGCCAAATAACTTGATCGACTCCAACAATCCAAGGTTGTACCCAGACTTCACATGGTCAGAGCTGCTAGAATTCACTCAAACACATTACAGGGCTGACATGAATACCCTAGATGTCTTCAGTAGCTGGGTGCTACAGAAGAACACTTGA